One genomic region from Rosa rugosa chromosome 1, drRosRugo1.1, whole genome shotgun sequence encodes:
- the LOC133726437 gene encoding zinc finger BED domain-containing protein RICESLEEPER 2-like, which yields MARGKKVAARPHPTASGLEDSSTATSPSAPLQIEALPLASSSQEVPTPESDEAPAQVPTTATQSDPSNVVSSATIKRSFVWEHFKEYENVVKGKDAEGNDIDIVKKRAYCIYCPRGKIGDFAVDSSKNGTSGMIRHINQFCRYYPPNVSKSQRVLVGDKSLGNKLTAVAYDQDDYLDACVEMIVIDELPFSFVKKGFNRFCTRVCPLFKVPSRRKLVRNFLSIYDAQKKELSKTMKEYRVCLTTDTWTSIQNINYMVLTAHFIDVNWKMHKRVINFCVIQNHQGATIGRLIECCLLQWEIEKVLTITVVNASSNKSALEWLRSKMNKCSSYKTFLGGKYMHVRCTAHITNLIVRHGLKRLQKSVLAIRNVVKYVRSSPNRLDSFRKAVEKEKLPLTGLVCLDVPTRRNSTYLMLEAALKFKKAFARMEEDDDELYLGYFKEPKEEYGEEGNVVPSKNKRNRVGPPEEPDWDKAEIFVDLLRVFYDVTLRVSASLHPTVHTTFHDVVTMERNIENLFIAPEMATGSDTENVLIDMAANMRSKFLKYYGGFTDLNHLVIVGLVLDARFKLRNYTHF from the coding sequence ATGGCTAGAGGGAAGAAGGTAGCTGCTCGACCTCATCCAACTGCTTCGGGGCTTGAAGACTCTTCAACCGCAACCTCACCTTCTGCTCCTCTTCAAATTGAAGCCCTTCCTCTAGCAAGTTCAAGCCAGGAAGTTCCCACTCCTGAAAGTGATGAAGCTCCTGCCCAAGTTCCTACTACTGCAACTCAAAGTGATCCTTCTAATGTGGTTAGTTCAGCAACTATTAAGCGTAGTTTTGTTTGGGAACACTTTAAGGAGTATGAAAATGTTGTGAAGGGAAAAGATGCTGAAGGGAATGATATAGATATTGTTAAGAAACGAGCTTATTGTATTTACTGTCCTAGAGGAAAAATAGGAGACTTTGCAGTGGATAGCTCTAAAAATGGGACTTCGGGGATGATTAGGCATATTAACCAATTCTGTAGGTACTATCCCCCAAATGTTAGTAAGAGTCAGAGGGTTCTTGTGGGTGATAAGTCTCTAGGAAACAAACTTACTGCAGTAGCTTATGATCAAGATGACTATCTAGATGCTTGCGTCGAAATGATTGTCATAGATGAGTTGCCTTTTAGCTTTGTTAAGAAAGGTTTTAACCGGTTTTGTACTAGAGTGTGCCCTTTATTTAAAGTACCCTCTCGTAGGAAACTAGTTAGAAACTTCCTAAGCATATATGATGCACAGAAAAAAGAATTGTCCAAAACTATGAAGGAATATAGAGTGTGTCTCACAACGGACACTTGGACTAGTATCCAAAACATCAATTATATGGTGCTTACTGCCCATTTTATTGATGTTAATTGGAAGATGCACAAGAGGGTTATAAATTTTTGTGTTATCCAAAACCATCAAGGGGCAACCATAGGTAGACTTATAGAGTGTTGTTTGCTGCAGTGGGAGATTGAGAAGGTGTTGACCATAACTGTTGTTAATGCATCTTCAAATAAGTCGGCTTTAGAGTGGCTTAGATCGAAGATGAATAAGTGTTCATCTTACAAAACATTTTTAGGTGGCAAATACATGCATGTGAGATGCACAGCTCATATAACCAATTTGATAGTCAGACATGGCTTGAAGAGGCTGCAAAAGAGTGTTTTAGCCATTAGGAATGTTGTCAAGTATGTTAGGTCTTCACCTAATAGGCTAGACAGCTTTAGGAAAGCtgttgagaaagaaaagctTCCTCTTACAGGGCTGGTTTGTCTAGATGTCCCAACTAGGAGGAATTCAACTTATCTAATGTTGGAGGCAGCCTTGAAATTCAAGAAGGCTTTTGCAAGGAtggaggaagatgatgatgagctTTATCTAGGTTATTTCAAGGAACCAAAGGAGGAATATGGTGAGGAAGGCAATGTAGTTCCTAGTaagaacaaaagaaacagaGTTGGACCTCCAGAGGAACCAGATTGGGACAAGGCTGAGATTTTTGTTGATTTGCTTCGAGTTTTTTATGATGTGACGCTTAGAGTTAGTGCAAGCTTGCATCCAACTGTGCATACAACATTCCATGATGTTGTTACCATGGAGAGAAACATAGAAAACCTCTTCATTGCACCCGAGATGGCAACTGGTTCCGACACTGAAAATGTACTAATTGATATGGCTGCAAATATGAGAAGCAAATTCTTGAAGTACTATGGTGGCTTTACAGACTTGAACCATTTGGTTATTGTTGGACTTGTGCTAGATGCAAGATTCAAGCTTAGGAACTACACACATTTTTAG